A genomic window from Gemmatimonadaceae bacterium includes:
- a CDS encoding sialidase family protein, with product MSGVRVLVGTRKGAFILTSDAARKKWDIAGPHFAGWEMYHLKGSPVNPDRIYASQSNAWFGQQVQRSDDGGKTWTPVNNKFGYDGVPGTHQWYDGTPHPWEFKRVWHFEPSLSDADTVYAGVEDAALFRSKDGGQNWEELSGLRKHTTGSKWQPGAGGLCLHTILIDPTNHDRMYIAISAAGAFRTDDGGVTWKPINQGLRSQYIPDPTAEIGHCVHRLAQHKSTPGTLYMQKHWDVMRTDDAGEKWREVSGNLPTDFGFVIDVHAHEPETIYVVPIKSDSEHYVHEGKLRVYRSKTGGEEWEALDKGLPQENCYVNVLRDAMATDSLDECGVYFGTTGGQVYVSPDSGDNWQAIVHDLPAVLSVEVQTLA from the coding sequence ATGTCCGGAGTCCGAGTCCTCGTCGGCACGCGCAAGGGCGCGTTCATTCTCACCTCCGACGCCGCGCGCAAGAAGTGGGATATCGCCGGCCCGCACTTCGCGGGTTGGGAGATGTACCACTTGAAGGGGTCGCCGGTGAATCCGGATCGCATCTACGCATCGCAGAGCAACGCGTGGTTCGGCCAGCAGGTGCAGCGCTCGGACGATGGCGGCAAGACGTGGACGCCGGTCAACAACAAGTTCGGCTACGACGGCGTTCCCGGCACGCATCAATGGTACGACGGCACGCCGCATCCCTGGGAATTCAAGCGCGTGTGGCACTTCGAGCCGTCGCTCAGCGATGCCGACACGGTGTACGCCGGCGTCGAGGACGCCGCGCTGTTTCGTTCGAAGGATGGCGGACAGAACTGGGAGGAGCTCTCCGGTCTGCGCAAGCACACGACGGGCTCGAAGTGGCAGCCCGGCGCGGGCGGCCTGTGTCTTCACACAATTCTCATCGATCCGACCAATCACGATCGCATGTACATCGCGATCTCCGCGGCGGGCGCGTTCCGGACCGACGACGGCGGCGTGACGTGGAAGCCGATCAATCAGGGCCTTCGCTCGCAGTACATTCCTGACCCGACGGCGGAGATCGGCCACTGCGTGCACCGGCTGGCGCAACACAAGTCGACGCCCGGCACGCTGTACATGCAAAAGCACTGGGACGTGATGCGCACCGACGATGCGGGCGAAAAGTGGCGCGAGGTGAGCGGCAATCTGCCCACCGATTTCGGCTTCGTCATCGACGTGCACGCGCATGAGCCCGAGACGATCTACGTCGTCCCCATCAAGAGCGACTCCGAGCACTACGTGCACGAGGGCAAGCTGCGCGTATATCGCAGCAAGACGGGCGGCGAAGAATGGGAGGCGCTCGACAAGGGACTGCCGCAGGAGAATTGCTACGTGAACGTCCTGCGCGATGCGATGGCGACCGATTCGCTCGATGAATGCGGCGTTTACTTCGGCACCACGGGCGGACAGGTCTACGTCTCACCCGACAGCGGCGACAACTGGCAGGCCATCGTCCACGATTTGCCGGCGGTCTTGTCGGTCGAGGTGCAGACGCTGGCATGA
- a CDS encoding MoaD/ThiS family protein: protein MTAHVRVVIPAPLRQLARVTGELQIEAAPGSDGRVTQRTLLDAVEARYPMLRGTMRDHDTKKRRAYVRFYACEEDLSLETPDAPLPDAVADGREPFLVVGALAGG, encoded by the coding sequence ATGACCGCGCACGTTCGCGTTGTGATTCCGGCGCCGCTTCGGCAGCTCGCGCGCGTCACGGGCGAGCTGCAGATCGAAGCGGCGCCTGGAAGCGATGGACGCGTCACGCAGCGCACGCTGCTCGACGCCGTCGAGGCGCGCTATCCCATGTTGCGCGGCACCATGCGCGATCACGATACCAAGAAGCGGCGTGCCTACGTCCGCTTCTATGCGTGTGAGGAAGATCTCTCGCTCGAAACGCCGGACGCGCCGCTGCCCGACGCGGTCGCCGACGGTCGTGAACCATTTCTCGTCGTCGGAGCGCTCGCCGGCGGCTGA
- a CDS encoding ABC transporter permease, with the protein MRAILRSLRRAPLFTTTVVCTLALGIGATSAIFTVVDAVLLRPLPYRDSGRLVALRHTLLGIGIPTAGQSLGTYFHYRRSSHTLSAVAAYQRPSVNLSDASGTTEPERVSGARVTANLLPMLGIKPALGRSFTEEEDRPNGGNVALIGDALWRRRYGADPHIVGRTIRVDAAAFTIIGVMPAGFTFPGVNTDLWLPLQLDPATTNAGGFNVAALGRLAPNATVDGAQRELNDLLVRLPEAYPNVYPGLPTAGLLKQSRARAVVLTMKDEAIGGFARILWIVLATVGLVLVVTCANVSNLMLVRAQGRGREIAVRSALGASRGNILAGFLTEGLILAILGAIGGLALAFIAVHLLVNAGAQNLPRLNEVRMGGVTFAFTALLAVVVALVCSVLPALRLRGANVSAMLREGGRTGTAGRGQHRAQHTLVVVQMALAVLLVAGSGLLMRTVAHLRSVRPGFDPANTLAFTISLPVGDMPHARDAALYYESLIDRLGALPGVRSVGLTTKLPLIGGESLTPVYIESQPMQGTTLPPVFPFPEATPGYFQAMRIALVAGRLFGPPTDPNAEKDVVVSRAFAERFWHDPTGARALGQHVRATVEQPWFTIVGVVESVRDSSLTADGVGEVYTPLVIPSPETPDSTRNMPRFVSIVMRTAGDPTALVPSVRRTISELRASIPVYDLQSMSDVLARTMAQTTFVLAILGAAAAITLILGAVGLYGVIAYSVSLRTRELGVRMALGAAPGAIRAMILHEGSVLALIGIGAGLAAFLGLGRLLRRLLFEVGAADPVTLAVTAFLLLAIGLVASWLPARRAARADPLDALRAE; encoded by the coding sequence GTGCGCGCCATTCTGAGATCGCTCCGTCGCGCCCCACTCTTCACGACGACCGTCGTTTGCACGCTAGCGCTGGGCATCGGCGCCACGTCGGCGATCTTCACCGTCGTCGACGCCGTACTGCTGCGGCCGCTGCCGTATCGCGATTCGGGCCGGCTCGTCGCGCTGCGACATACGCTGCTCGGCATCGGCATTCCGACGGCGGGGCAATCGCTCGGAACGTATTTCCACTATCGGCGATCGAGCCACACGCTGTCCGCGGTTGCGGCTTATCAACGGCCGTCCGTCAATCTGTCCGACGCCTCGGGCACGACTGAGCCCGAGCGTGTTTCGGGCGCGAGGGTCACGGCGAATCTCCTGCCGATGCTCGGCATCAAGCCCGCGCTCGGGCGCTCGTTTACGGAAGAGGAAGACCGGCCGAACGGCGGTAACGTCGCGCTGATCGGCGATGCGCTGTGGCGCCGCCGATACGGCGCAGATCCGCACATCGTGGGTCGCACCATTCGCGTGGACGCCGCGGCGTTCACGATCATTGGCGTCATGCCGGCCGGCTTCACCTTTCCGGGAGTGAACACCGATCTCTGGCTACCCCTGCAACTCGACCCCGCGACGACGAACGCGGGCGGATTCAACGTGGCTGCGCTTGGGAGGTTGGCTCCGAACGCCACGGTCGACGGCGCGCAGCGTGAGCTGAACGATCTCCTCGTGCGCTTGCCCGAGGCGTATCCGAATGTCTACCCCGGACTGCCGACGGCGGGCCTGCTCAAACAATCACGCGCTCGCGCCGTGGTGCTCACGATGAAGGACGAAGCGATCGGCGGCTTCGCGCGCATATTGTGGATCGTCCTCGCGACCGTCGGACTCGTGCTGGTGGTCACGTGCGCCAACGTCTCGAACTTGATGCTCGTGCGCGCGCAGGGCCGCGGCCGCGAGATCGCGGTTCGTTCCGCGCTCGGCGCCAGCCGTGGAAATATCCTGGCCGGCTTTCTCACCGAAGGCTTGATCCTCGCGATCCTGGGCGCGATTGGCGGGCTCGCGCTCGCGTTCATTGCCGTGCATTTGCTTGTCAACGCCGGTGCACAGAATCTCCCGCGTCTGAACGAAGTGCGGATGGGCGGCGTGACGTTCGCGTTCACCGCGCTGCTCGCCGTCGTCGTGGCGCTCGTTTGCAGCGTGCTGCCCGCGCTGCGGCTGCGCGGCGCCAACGTGTCGGCGATGTTGCGCGAGGGCGGCCGCACGGGAACGGCCGGTCGCGGACAACATCGGGCGCAACACACGCTCGTCGTGGTGCAGATGGCGCTTGCCGTGCTGCTCGTGGCCGGCTCGGGCCTATTGATGCGCACCGTCGCGCACCTTCGCTCGGTGCGCCCGGGGTTCGATCCGGCGAACACGCTCGCCTTTACGATCTCGCTGCCGGTGGGCGACATGCCTCACGCGCGCGACGCGGCGCTCTATTATGAATCTTTAATAGATCGCCTTGGCGCGCTGCCGGGCGTGCGGAGCGTTGGCCTCACGACCAAGCTCCCGCTCATCGGCGGCGAAAGTCTGACGCCGGTCTACATCGAGTCGCAGCCGATGCAGGGCACCACGCTGCCGCCGGTGTTTCCGTTTCCGGAGGCCACGCCGGGGTACTTCCAGGCCATGCGCATCGCGCTCGTTGCGGGGCGGTTGTTCGGCCCGCCGACCGATCCGAACGCGGAGAAGGACGTCGTCGTCAGCCGCGCCTTCGCCGAGCGCTTCTGGCACGATCCGACGGGGGCGAGGGCGCTCGGCCAGCACGTGCGTGCGACCGTAGAGCAGCCATGGTTCACGATCGTCGGCGTCGTCGAGAGCGTACGCGATTCGTCGCTCACCGCCGACGGGGTCGGCGAGGTCTACACGCCGCTCGTCATTCCATCGCCTGAGACGCCGGACAGCACGCGCAACATGCCGCGGTTCGTGTCGATCGTCATGCGCACCGCGGGCGATCCCACGGCGCTCGTGCCGTCGGTGCGCCGCACCATCTCCGAGCTGCGCGCGAGCATACCGGTGTATGATCTTCAGTCGATGAGCGACGTCCTCGCCCGGACGATGGCGCAAACGACGTTCGTCCTCGCCATCCTTGGCGCGGCCGCCGCCATCACGCTCATACTCGGTGCTGTCGGTCTGTACGGCGTGATCGCGTACTCGGTCAGCCTGCGTACGCGCGAGCTCGGCGTACGGATGGCGTTGGGCGCCGCGCCCGGCGCCATTCGCGCCATGATCCTGCACGAGGGCTCCGTGCTCGCGCTGATCGGCATCGGCGCGGGCCTTGCCGCATTCCTCGGCCTCGGCCGCCTCCTGCGGCGATTGCTCTTCGAGGTCGGCGCGGCGGATCCGGTCACGCTCGCCGTGACGGCGTTCCTGCTCCTGGCCATCGGTCTCGTCGCGAGCTGGTTGCCCGCACGCCGCGCGGCGCGCGCCGATCCTCTGGACGCACTCCGCGCGGAATAG
- a CDS encoding ABC transporter permease yields MSHHDQSDPHRADRDLQFVAPKPEAEVDDELGFHLEERIRGCIASGMTPDQARRAAFERFGDVAAVREVCARLLSDERKAEARRDWLDDLRQDLRFAGRSAVRAPLFSLLAVVTLALGIGANAAVFGVVKSVLLDALPYAQSSRLMRIFCPFRDGTSQRGALSAGTVSDIRERQHSFSSLGAFLNAHDAVYETNGTPQMVKAMFIEPQLLRTLGVSPLRGPGFRDDDALHDTTTVAMISYGAWQRLFAGDAAVIGKTIRLNGLPRTIVGVLPRDFVPPDDQTDFYQPLAVSLFMGNPITVRGSHNFGFIGRLKPGVSYDAAAREMSSIGAELEKLYAKDNLGIGLTAVSLRNAMVGDTRGPLLVLLASAGLVLLITCANLAGALLSRTISRRKEFAVRVALGAGRGRLVRQLLTESVLLAVAGGVAGLALAMAGLSLLRGLALNVIPSYATLSLDTGAILVTFALALLTGLAFGVGPALSVGRADPQRTLRDETRGASESVRSRRLRGVLVAGQIALCVSLLAAAGLLVRSLVAMTTAPIGFKPENLLTLTVQPPNAKYSTLAARNQLFDALQQKVSALPGVKGVAVVSALPTMVHNSNGLFIQNSPWAPNEPVPFMLTVGASESYFRTMDIPLKEGRLFDASIDRDSMPPVMIINEAMARRYWPKGGAVGAHVHIGPPNPTAPWITIVGVVGSVRNDPTHLSPEPMLYLPFRQSSYGNVFVIRTSGDPTALTASVRKAIGSVDPMIPIYKVQAMDEVLGDTFRIHRLPVILMASFGGLALLLASVGVYAMFANMAAAREREFGVRVALGASRGAIVRLVLRQGGVWMAAGLAIGTIGVVTAARMLRAQLFGVGQFDPVAIGLAVLTLALCATIALLLPVRRASRVDPITVLR; encoded by the coding sequence ATGAGCCATCACGACCAGTCCGACCCGCATCGCGCCGACCGCGATCTCCAGTTCGTCGCTCCGAAGCCGGAGGCCGAGGTGGACGACGAGCTGGGCTTCCATCTCGAGGAGCGCATTCGCGGCTGCATCGCCAGCGGCATGACGCCCGATCAGGCGCGACGCGCGGCGTTCGAGCGCTTCGGCGACGTCGCGGCGGTGCGCGAGGTCTGCGCGCGCCTGCTCAGCGACGAACGCAAGGCGGAAGCGCGCCGTGACTGGCTCGACGACCTCCGGCAGGATCTTCGGTTCGCCGGCCGTTCAGCCGTTCGCGCCCCGCTCTTCTCATTGCTCGCGGTCGTGACGCTGGCGCTTGGCATCGGCGCCAATGCCGCGGTGTTCGGCGTGGTGAAGTCGGTGCTGCTCGACGCGCTGCCGTACGCGCAGTCGTCGCGGCTCATGCGCATTTTCTGTCCGTTCCGCGACGGCACGTCGCAGCGCGGCGCGCTGAGCGCCGGTACCGTGAGCGACATTCGCGAACGGCAGCATTCGTTCAGCAGTCTCGGCGCGTTTCTGAATGCGCACGACGCCGTGTATGAGACCAATGGAACGCCGCAGATGGTGAAAGCGATGTTCATCGAGCCGCAGCTGCTGCGCACGCTCGGTGTGTCGCCGCTGCGCGGGCCCGGCTTCCGCGACGACGATGCGTTGCACGACACGACGACGGTTGCGATGATCTCGTACGGCGCGTGGCAGCGTCTCTTCGCCGGCGATGCGGCCGTGATCGGCAAGACGATTCGCCTCAACGGCCTTCCGCGCACCATCGTCGGCGTGCTGCCCCGCGACTTCGTGCCGCCCGACGACCAAACCGACTTTTATCAACCACTCGCCGTTTCGCTCTTCATGGGCAATCCGATCACGGTGCGCGGCTCGCACAACTTTGGCTTCATCGGACGATTGAAACCGGGTGTGTCGTACGACGCCGCCGCGCGCGAGATGAGCTCCATCGGTGCCGAGCTCGAGAAACTGTATGCGAAAGACAATCTCGGCATTGGCCTGACCGCCGTTTCGCTGCGCAACGCCATGGTGGGCGACACACGGGGACCGCTCCTCGTGCTGCTCGCGAGCGCAGGGCTCGTGCTGCTCATCACGTGCGCGAATCTCGCCGGAGCGCTTTTGTCACGCACTATCTCGCGCCGCAAGGAATTCGCGGTGCGCGTCGCGCTCGGCGCCGGCCGCGGACGGCTCGTTCGGCAATTGCTCACCGAGAGCGTGCTGCTGGCCGTCGCCGGCGGCGTCGCGGGCCTGGCGCTGGCGATGGCGGGCCTCAGTCTCCTGCGCGGTCTCGCGCTGAACGTCATTCCGTCATACGCGACGCTGTCACTCGACACGGGTGCGATTCTCGTCACCTTCGCACTCGCGCTGCTGACGGGACTCGCCTTTGGCGTCGGCCCCGCGCTGTCGGTGGGGCGCGCCGATCCACAGCGGACGCTTCGCGACGAAACACGCGGCGCCAGTGAAAGCGTTCGTTCGCGGCGCTTGCGCGGCGTGCTCGTCGCCGGACAGATCGCGCTCTGTGTGAGTTTGCTCGCCGCGGCGGGACTCCTCGTACGAAGCCTGGTCGCAATGACAACGGCGCCCATCGGATTCAAACCGGAGAATCTCCTGACACTGACGGTGCAGCCTCCGAACGCGAAATACTCCACGCTCGCCGCGCGCAACCAGCTTTTCGATGCATTGCAACAAAAGGTGAGCGCTCTGCCGGGCGTGAAAGGCGTCGCAGTCGTGTCCGCGCTACCGACGATGGTTCACAACAGCAACGGATTGTTCATTCAGAATTCGCCGTGGGCGCCGAACGAGCCCGTTCCGTTCATGCTCACGGTCGGCGCGTCGGAGAGCTACTTCCGCACGATGGACATTCCGTTGAAGGAAGGACGGCTGTTCGACGCGTCGATCGATCGCGACAGCATGCCACCGGTCATGATCATCAACGAAGCGATGGCGAGGCGGTACTGGCCGAAGGGCGGCGCCGTCGGCGCGCACGTTCACATCGGCCCGCCGAATCCAACCGCGCCGTGGATTACCATCGTCGGCGTCGTCGGCAGCGTGCGAAACGATCCGACGCATCTCTCTCCCGAACCAATGCTCTACCTTCCGTTCCGCCAGTCGTCGTACGGCAACGTCTTCGTGATCCGCACGTCGGGTGATCCGACGGCGCTCACCGCCAGCGTACGCAAGGCGATCGGATCGGTCGATCCGATGATTCCGATCTACAAAGTACAGGCGATGGACGAGGTGCTCGGCGATACGTTTAGAATCCACCGCTTACCCGTGATACTGATGGCGTCGTTCGGCGGTCTCGCGTTGCTGCTGGCGTCAGTCGGCGTCTACGCGATGTTCGCCAACATGGCCGCCGCCCGCGAACGAGAGTTTGGCGTTCGCGTCGCGCTCGGCGCATCGCGCGGCGCGATCGTGCGGCTGGTGCTGCGCCAAGGGGGCGTCTGGATGGCCGCGGGGCTGGCGATCGGCACGATCGGAGTCGTCACCGCGGCGCGAATGCTGCGCGCGCAACTGTTCGGCGTCGGACAGTTCGATCCCGTCGCGATCGGCCTCGCGGTGTTGACGTTGGCGCTTTGCGCGACCATCGCGCTGCTGCTGCCGGTGCGCCGGGCGAGCCGCGTCGATCCTATTACAGTTCTGAGATAG
- a CDS encoding PadR family transcriptional regulator, with amino-acid sequence MFEKESGLLQGTVELLVLKTLSWAPMHGYGIASWIESATNDVLSVEEGSLYPALYRMSRKGWIKSQWGVTENNRRAKYYHLTAEGRRQFREQTSGWQRFARAVDQAINTKTVPTWAK; translated from the coding sequence ATGTTCGAGAAAGAATCCGGCCTTCTTCAAGGCACCGTCGAGCTCCTCGTGCTCAAGACGCTCTCGTGGGCGCCGATGCACGGCTACGGCATCGCGAGCTGGATCGAGTCCGCCACCAACGACGTGCTGAGCGTCGAGGAAGGCTCGCTCTATCCCGCGCTCTACCGCATGTCGCGCAAGGGATGGATCAAATCGCAGTGGGGCGTCACCGAAAACAACCGCCGCGCCAAGTACTACCACCTCACCGCCGAAGGGCGGCGGCAGTTCCGGGAACAGACGTCGGGTTGGCAGCGCTTCGCCCGCGCGGTCGATCAAGCCATCAACACCAAGACTGTCCCCACCTGGGCGAAGTGA
- a CDS encoding ABC transporter permease, with translation MNPAARLAAFSDDLRRDVSLAARGMRNSPGFTAIAVIALALGLGATTAILSVVNGVLLRPLPYADAGRLTVVLHEGRSPVAPANYLDWKAESRAFSEMGAAEFWSPDLTGGDDPQQILGLHVTPSLMHLLRVQPMMGRLFTDADLRAEHTPVLISHRLWQTQFARDPHIVGRTMSLNAATYSIVGVMPPSFRFAPFWATGAELWAPLEFGARATSRDGQSLRIFARLATGVSLSRAQTDLDAITRRLEREYPGTNRDVRVVALRDKVIGTVRDPLLLLLGAVVFILLIACANVAHMLLARGSARGREMAVRLAMGATPGRLMRQLLVESSALAVAGGIAGIGLAWLGVRYLSAVEPAFVPRVAKVGLDWRVLLVALALVSITTILCGLLPAVKSIQVRPAETIRDAAGGSSVGSSQQRLRDTLVVSEFALALVLLIGAGLMIRSFVALRSIDPGFDARGVVSMRVATTGTAAADSSRHAGFYANVLSRLRAVPGVEQASFINHLPIAGDAWGTHFRTEIGPVPRPGDWPRATYRVVMPGYFATMHIRLLRGRDVNDGDRAGTPQVAVINEFMARKHWPGQDALGKRFFIDDSTAITVVGVVANVVRQEWTATPEEELYLPFSQQNSYVAGTGASRYMTLVVRLRCAHTGCNAAGAAASIRGAVRSVERNAPISDVQTMTAVIDRATGDARLYFMLLAAFAAVGATLAAIGIYGVISYAVARRRRELGIRLALGAQPSAIRRLVLAHTTRLAAVGAAFGIVLSVLLAPLLRQLLYGVHALDPVVFAGAIVALAAVAALASAIPVQRASAIDPAITMRAN, from the coding sequence ATGAACCCAGCCGCCCGACTCGCCGCCTTCTCCGACGATCTCCGCCGAGACGTCTCGCTCGCCGCCCGCGGCATGCGCAACTCGCCGGGATTCACGGCCATCGCGGTCATCGCGCTCGCCCTGGGACTCGGCGCCACGACCGCCATTCTCAGCGTCGTGAACGGCGTGCTGCTTCGCCCGCTTCCGTACGCCGACGCCGGCAGGCTCACGGTCGTGCTGCACGAAGGGCGCTCGCCCGTCGCGCCGGCCAACTATCTCGACTGGAAAGCGGAGTCGCGCGCGTTCAGTGAAATGGGCGCCGCCGAATTCTGGTCGCCCGATCTCACCGGTGGCGACGACCCGCAACAAATCCTCGGCCTCCACGTCACGCCTTCATTGATGCACCTCCTCCGCGTGCAGCCGATGATGGGCCGGCTGTTCACCGACGCCGATCTCCGAGCCGAGCATACGCCCGTGCTCATCAGCCATCGCCTGTGGCAGACGCAGTTCGCGCGCGATCCCCACATCGTCGGCCGCACGATGTCCCTCAACGCCGCGACATACTCGATCGTCGGTGTGATGCCGCCGTCGTTTCGTTTCGCGCCATTCTGGGCGACGGGCGCCGAACTGTGGGCGCCGCTCGAATTCGGCGCGCGGGCGACGAGTCGCGACGGGCAGAGTCTTCGCATCTTCGCGCGCCTTGCGACGGGCGTGAGCCTCTCGCGCGCGCAAACCGATCTCGATGCGATCACGCGCCGCCTGGAACGCGAGTATCCCGGCACCAATCGCGACGTTCGCGTCGTTGCGCTGCGGGACAAAGTGATCGGCACCGTGCGCGACCCGCTGCTCCTTCTGCTCGGCGCCGTGGTGTTCATTCTCTTGATTGCGTGCGCGAACGTTGCCCACATGCTGCTCGCGCGGGGCAGTGCGCGCGGCCGTGAGATGGCGGTGCGACTCGCGATGGGCGCGACGCCCGGCCGCCTCATGCGCCAGTTGCTCGTCGAGAGCAGTGCGCTCGCCGTCGCCGGCGGTATTGCGGGCATCGGTCTCGCCTGGCTCGGCGTACGCTATCTCTCGGCGGTCGAGCCCGCGTTCGTGCCGCGTGTCGCGAAGGTCGGTCTCGATTGGCGCGTACTGCTTGTCGCGCTCGCGCTCGTGAGCATCACGACGATCCTCTGCGGCCTTCTGCCGGCGGTGAAGTCGATTCAGGTCCGGCCTGCCGAGACGATTCGGGATGCCGCGGGCGGCTCGAGCGTTGGTTCGTCGCAACAGCGGCTGCGCGATACGCTCGTCGTCTCTGAATTCGCGCTCGCGCTGGTGCTGTTGATCGGAGCGGGACTGATGATTCGAAGCTTCGTCGCACTGCGATCGATCGATCCCGGATTCGACGCGCGCGGCGTGGTGTCGATGCGGGTTGCGACGACCGGCACCGCGGCCGCGGATTCGTCGCGACACGCGGGCTTCTATGCGAATGTGCTTTCGCGTTTGCGCGCCGTGCCGGGAGTAGAGCAGGCGAGCTTCATCAATCATCTCCCCATCGCCGGCGATGCATGGGGCACGCATTTCCGCACGGAGATTGGTCCGGTGCCTCGCCCGGGCGACTGGCCGCGGGCCACCTATCGAGTGGTGATGCCCGGCTACTTCGCGACGATGCACATTCGTCTGCTGCGCGGTCGCGACGTGAACGACGGCGATCGCGCCGGCACGCCGCAGGTAGCCGTGATCAATGAGTTCATGGCACGCAAGCACTGGCCCGGCCAGGATGCGCTGGGGAAGAGATTTTTCATCGATGACTCGACCGCGATCACCGTGGTCGGTGTCGTCGCCAACGTCGTCCGACAGGAATGGACCGCGACGCCGGAAGAAGAGCTCTACCTTCCGTTCTCGCAGCAGAATTCGTACGTCGCCGGCACGGGAGCGAGCCGCTACATGACGCTCGTGGTGCGATTGCGGTGCGCGCATACCGGGTGCAACGCCGCCGGAGCCGCGGCGTCGATTCGCGGTGCCGTGCGCTCGGTCGAGCGAAATGCGCCGATCTCCGACGTGCAGACCATGACCGCGGTGATCGATCGCGCCACGGGCGACGCACGCCTCTACTTCATGCTGCTTGCTGCCTTCGCGGCCGTTGGCGCGACACTCGCCGCGATCGGTATCTATGGCGTCATCAGCTACGCGGTCGCGCGCCGCCGCCGCGAGCTGGGCATTCGTCTCGCCCTTGGCGCCCAACCGTCGGCGATTCGCCGGCTCGTGCTCGCGCATACGACAAGGCTCGCCGCGGTTGGTGCGGCGTTTGGGATCGTGCTCTCGGTTCTACTCGCGCCGTTACTTCGGCAACTTCTGTATGGCGTGCACGCGTTGGATCCCGTCGTGTTCGCGGGCGCGATCGTCGCGCTCGCCGCCGTCGCGGCGCTCGCGAGTGCGATCCCGGTGCAGCGCGCCTCGGCCATCGATCCGGCGATCACGATGCGCGCGAACTGA
- a CDS encoding antibiotic biosynthesis monooxygenase encodes MEKLGILAVLEAKAGKEQEVEQFLTSALPMAQREAGTVSWYALKLGPNRFGIFDTFADQQGRDAHLSGDIAKALFARADELFAKPPAIDQPEILAVK; translated from the coding sequence ATGGAAAAGCTTGGAATTCTCGCGGTACTCGAGGCGAAGGCGGGCAAAGAGCAGGAAGTCGAACAGTTTCTCACCTCGGCGCTGCCGATGGCGCAACGCGAAGCAGGCACGGTGAGCTGGTACGCGCTCAAGCTCGGGCCCAATCGCTTCGGCATCTTCGACACGTTCGCGGATCAGCAGGGCCGCGACGCGCACCTTTCGGGCGACATTGCCAAAGCGCTCTTCGCCCGGGCTGATGAACTGTTTGCAAAGCCGCCGGCGATCGATCAGCCGGAGATTCTCGCGGTGAAGTGA
- a CDS encoding ABC transporter ATP-binding protein produces the protein MIALRDVTFGYDPAVSTLDVPALDIEPGLTLVVGANGSGKSTLLRLIAGVEMPRTGTITIGSCDVWRDEVGARQQLAYVPESPELTPYATVLDMLQLVASLRRAPLASVVTALDRVGLFELAGRTIRELSMGQRRRAMLATALVGEPRVIILDEPLETLDAQMRQFVREWVVALRTTGVTVLLATHDLSAFTGLADGIVVVRAGHIERHERDAAGILAALTGYVGGAS, from the coding sequence ATGATTGCGCTCCGCGACGTCACCTTCGGTTACGACCCCGCGGTCTCGACGCTCGACGTTCCAGCGCTCGACATCGAGCCCGGTTTGACACTGGTCGTCGGCGCGAATGGCTCGGGCAAGAGCACGCTGCTGCGTTTGATCGCGGGCGTCGAAATGCCGCGCACCGGCACGATCACGATCGGATCGTGCGACGTGTGGCGTGACGAAGTCGGTGCGCGCCAACAATTGGCGTACGTGCCGGAAAGTCCGGAGCTCACACCGTACGCGACGGTGCTCGACATGCTGCAGCTCGTCGCGAGTCTGCGACGCGCGCCGCTTGCGTCGGTGGTCACGGCGCTCGACCGCGTCGGACTGTTCGAGCTCGCCGGACGCACCATTCGAGAACTCTCAATGGGCCAGCGGCGGCGCGCGATGCTGGCAACCGCGCTCGTCGGCGAGCCGCGCGTCATCATTCTCGATGAGCCGCTCGAGACGCTCGACGCGCAGATGCGACAGTTCGTCCGCGAATGGGTCGTGGCGCTTCGGACCACGGGCGTCACCGTGCTCCTCGCCACGCACGACCTTTCGGCCTTCACGGGCCTGGCGGACGGAATCGTCGTCGTTCGAGCGGGACACATCGAACGCCACGAGCGCGATGCCGCCGGAATTCTCGCGGCCCTCACCGGATACGTCGGCGGGGCGTCGTAG